One genomic region from Granulimonas faecalis encodes:
- the ruvX gene encoding Holliday junction resolvase RuvX, whose translation MRYLALDIGERRIGVAASDVSGAVAFPVCVLPADEVLSGARTFRRVLEDHEPDVLVCGRPRTMAGDDGPQAERVMAQARDIARACGLPLEFADERLSSTEAKRILRAQGMDERSMRGKVDMVAASLFLQAFLDARPHES comes from the coding sequence GTGCGGTACCTTGCCCTGGACATAGGGGAGCGCCGCATCGGTGTGGCGGCGTCCGATGTCTCGGGCGCCGTCGCCTTCCCGGTGTGCGTGCTCCCCGCTGACGAGGTGCTCTCGGGCGCCCGGACGTTCCGTCGCGTCCTGGAGGACCACGAGCCCGACGTCCTCGTGTGCGGCAGGCCCAGGACCATGGCCGGTGACGACGGCCCCCAGGCCGAGCGGGTCATGGCGCAGGCGCGCGACATCGCCCGTGCCTGCGGTCTTCCTCTGGAATTCGCGGACGAGCGTCTCTCCAGCACCGAGGCTAAACGTATCCTGAGGGCCCAGGGCATGGACGAGCGCTCCATGCGGGGCAAGGTAGACATGGTCGCGGCGTCGCTCTTCCTCCAGGCGTTCCTCGACGCCCGACCCCACGAGAGTTAG
- the alaS gene encoding alanine--tRNA ligase, producing MTTAEIRSSFLDFFEAHGCKRFPSSSLVPDDPSLLLANAGMNQFKQYYLGTKTLKDAIGATSCQKCLRTNDIDAIGLDGRHLSFFEMLGNFAFGGYSKRQACEWAFDFIVNHLHLPLDRLYFTVFTDDDDCAAIWESLGVDPGHISRLGEDDNFWAAGPTGPCGPCSEIYFDQGEEHGCGSPDCAPGCDCDRFLEFWNLVFTQYDRQEDGTLADLPHQNVDTGMGLERMAAIMQHKSSNYDGDILWSLIELGERLSGATYGQEFSKDVSLRIIADHSRAVTFMIGDGILPSNEGRGYVLRRLLRRAVFHGRLLGIEDAFLCDYVAEVTRLMGDTYPELVENAALIEGTVRAEEARFSSVIETGRLYLEGELERLAEGETLSGHVAFTLHDTYGFPVDLTREIALGAGHDIDQGAFDADMEAQRSRARAAGATDSDAWSQVDVWTALSDSVDATEFHGYEGGELRGCTVLSIVRDGESVMRAETGDDVEVVLDRTPFYAEMGGEVGDTGELSGIEFRMDVDDTVSHDGLTAHVGRVKGGFVRVGDIVTAEVDERRRELIRRNHTATHLLDAALKRVLGDHVHQAGSLVAPDRLRFDFTHFEALTQAQVHSIEELVNEQIFLALPVTTELMSIEDAKASGAVALFGEKYGDEVRVVRAGEGPEPFSAELCGGLHASNTAELGIFKIVSEGSVGSAARRIEAVTSLGALDFLNGRLDALDAAAASLKSRPASVAGAVDDMLARERDLKAKLKRALSGAGANAAVDALAGAIQCDGYKAVVTRLDGRDARDLRGVWDTLREQAKGPVACFLVSQSDEGKTSLLAAGTKEAVEAGFDAGAVVKAVTGAFGGRGGGKPAMAQGGLPGPAVIADALDAVRERLGQGK from the coding sequence ATGACCACCGCAGAGATCCGCTCCTCGTTCCTCGACTTCTTCGAGGCCCACGGCTGCAAGCGGTTCCCGTCCTCCTCGCTGGTCCCCGACGACCCGTCGCTGCTCCTCGCCAACGCCGGCATGAACCAGTTCAAGCAGTACTACCTGGGCACCAAGACCCTCAAGGACGCCATCGGCGCCACCTCGTGCCAGAAGTGCCTGCGCACCAACGACATCGACGCCATCGGCCTCGACGGGCGTCACCTCTCGTTCTTCGAGATGCTTGGCAACTTCGCCTTCGGCGGTTACTCCAAGCGCCAGGCCTGCGAGTGGGCGTTCGACTTCATCGTCAACCACCTGCACCTCCCGCTCGACCGCCTTTACTTCACCGTCTTCACCGACGACGACGACTGCGCGGCCATCTGGGAGTCCCTGGGCGTGGACCCGGGCCACATCTCGCGCTTGGGCGAGGATGACAACTTCTGGGCCGCCGGCCCCACCGGCCCCTGCGGCCCCTGCTCCGAGATCTACTTCGACCAGGGCGAGGAGCACGGCTGCGGCAGCCCCGACTGCGCCCCGGGCTGCGACTGCGACCGCTTCCTCGAGTTCTGGAACCTCGTGTTCACCCAGTACGACCGCCAGGAGGACGGCACGCTGGCAGACCTCCCGCACCAGAACGTCGACACCGGCATGGGCCTCGAGCGCATGGCCGCCATCATGCAGCACAAGTCGTCCAACTACGACGGCGACATCCTCTGGAGCCTCATCGAGCTCGGCGAGCGCCTCTCCGGCGCCACCTACGGGCAGGAGTTCTCCAAGGACGTCTCGCTGCGCATCATCGCCGACCACTCCCGTGCCGTCACGTTCATGATCGGCGACGGCATTCTGCCCTCCAACGAGGGCCGCGGCTACGTGCTGCGCCGCCTGCTCCGCCGCGCCGTCTTCCACGGTCGCCTGCTGGGCATCGAGGACGCCTTCCTCTGCGACTACGTGGCCGAGGTGACGCGCCTCATGGGTGACACCTACCCCGAGCTCGTGGAGAACGCCGCCCTCATCGAGGGGACCGTCCGCGCCGAGGAGGCCCGCTTCTCCTCCGTCATCGAGACCGGCCGCCTCTACCTTGAGGGGGAGCTCGAGAGGCTCGCGGAGGGGGAGACCCTCTCCGGCCACGTGGCCTTCACCCTGCACGACACCTACGGCTTCCCCGTGGACCTCACCCGCGAGATCGCCCTCGGCGCCGGCCACGACATCGACCAGGGGGCCTTCGACGCCGACATGGAGGCCCAGCGCTCCCGCGCCCGCGCCGCCGGCGCCACCGACTCCGACGCATGGAGCCAGGTGGACGTCTGGACGGCCCTGTCCGACTCCGTGGACGCCACGGAGTTCCACGGCTACGAGGGGGGCGAGCTCCGAGGCTGCACCGTGCTGTCCATCGTGCGCGACGGCGAGAGCGTCATGCGCGCCGAGACCGGCGACGACGTGGAGGTCGTGCTCGACCGCACCCCGTTCTACGCCGAGATGGGCGGCGAGGTGGGCGACACCGGCGAGCTCTCCGGCATCGAGTTCCGCATGGATGTGGACGACACCGTCTCCCACGACGGCCTCACGGCCCACGTGGGCCGCGTCAAGGGCGGCTTCGTGCGCGTGGGCGACATCGTGACCGCCGAGGTCGACGAGCGCCGCCGCGAGCTCATCCGCCGCAACCACACGGCCACCCACCTGCTGGACGCCGCGCTCAAGCGTGTCCTGGGCGACCACGTGCACCAGGCCGGCTCCCTCGTGGCCCCCGACCGCCTGAGGTTCGACTTCACCCACTTCGAGGCCCTGACCCAGGCGCAGGTCCATAGCATCGAGGAGCTCGTCAACGAGCAGATCTTCCTCGCCCTGCCGGTGACCACCGAGCTCATGTCCATCGAGGACGCCAAGGCCTCCGGCGCCGTGGCGCTCTTCGGCGAGAAGTACGGCGACGAGGTGCGCGTGGTGCGTGCCGGCGAGGGCCCCGAGCCCTTCTCCGCGGAGCTCTGCGGCGGCCTCCACGCCTCCAACACCGCCGAGCTCGGCATCTTCAAGATCGTGTCCGAGGGCTCCGTGGGCAGCGCCGCCCGTCGCATCGAGGCCGTGACCTCGCTCGGCGCCCTGGACTTCCTCAACGGCCGCCTCGACGCCCTCGACGCCGCGGCCGCCTCCCTCAAGAGCCGCCCCGCCTCCGTGGCCGGCGCCGTGGACGACATGCTGGCCCGCGAGCGCGACCTCAAGGCCAAGCTCAAGCGCGCGCTCTCCGGCGCCGGCGCCAACGCCGCCGTGGACGCCCTGGCCGGCGCAATCCAGTGCGACGGCTACAAGGCCGTGGTGACGCGCCTGGACGGCCGCGACGCGCGCGACCTCCGCGGCGTCTGGGATACCCTGCGCGAGCAGGCCAAGGGCCCCGTGGCGTGCTTCCTCGTCTCCCAGTCCGACGAGGGCAAGACGTCGCTTCTGGCCGCCGGCACCAAGGAGGCCGTCGAGGCCGGCTTCGACGCCGGCGCCGTCGTGAAGGCGGTCACCGGTGCCTTCGGCGGCCGCGGCGGCGGCAAGCCCGCCATGGCCCAGGGCGGGCTGCCCGGCCCCGCGGTCATCGCCGACGCCCTCGACGCCGTGCGCGAGCGTCTGGGCCAGGGGAAGTAG
- a CDS encoding AI-2E family transporter codes for MAGQPSVQQPTGVPASDRLRMVRVWTVVGFVLVFIFVVWALGFLAPAIEFLAVGIIVGFICSPLVNWLENHGVGRALGAIMALVCVLGVAAAVVAVLGPAFTEQLTSLLERIPGYLRETQDWLRSLFERYGNADTADLQQNMTGVVDALSTMGSRFATDLASQLSSGLLPNLMNIVNVFFMFFLGLVMAYWLARDYPRIVREFAVIAGPAHRDDLTLLLAVASRSMGGYMRGIVITSIVGGSLAFLGFTVVGQPYAPLMGILTGLLHFVPVVGPWISAAIATVTALFVSPVCAFWTLVVAMVAENVTDNVVSPVVMRSAVQVHPALSLLAIVVGSSLGGAVGMAISIPVSAAIKGVFIYYFETRTGRQLVSRDGALFQGTPYRHADGSPAPSCDALDDDHFFATSRLVPEPPETDVTAEADPAPRPDVTEVIRRHAAEAASILERGHDRASGQRGGDAQDDDRDRDKR; via the coding sequence ATGGCCGGCCAACCGTCAGTACAGCAGCCGACGGGGGTCCCCGCGTCCGACCGCCTGCGCATGGTGCGCGTGTGGACGGTCGTGGGGTTCGTCCTCGTCTTCATCTTCGTGGTCTGGGCCCTGGGCTTCCTGGCCCCCGCCATCGAGTTCCTCGCCGTGGGCATCATCGTGGGCTTCATCTGCAGCCCGCTCGTCAACTGGCTCGAGAACCACGGCGTGGGGCGCGCCCTCGGAGCCATCATGGCCCTCGTGTGCGTGCTCGGCGTGGCCGCCGCTGTGGTGGCGGTGCTGGGTCCCGCGTTCACCGAGCAGCTCACGTCGCTCCTCGAGCGCATCCCCGGCTACCTCCGCGAGACCCAGGACTGGCTGCGCTCGCTCTTCGAGCGCTACGGCAACGCGGACACCGCGGACCTCCAGCAGAACATGACCGGCGTGGTGGACGCCCTGTCCACCATGGGGTCCAGGTTCGCCACCGACCTCGCGAGCCAGCTCTCCAGCGGCCTGCTGCCCAACCTCATGAACATCGTCAACGTGTTCTTCATGTTCTTCCTGGGCCTCGTCATGGCCTACTGGCTCGCGCGCGACTACCCCAGGATCGTGCGGGAGTTCGCCGTCATCGCCGGCCCCGCCCACCGCGACGACCTCACGCTGCTCCTGGCTGTCGCCAGCCGCTCCATGGGCGGCTACATGCGCGGCATCGTCATCACGTCCATCGTGGGCGGCTCGCTGGCGTTCCTCGGCTTCACGGTCGTGGGCCAGCCCTACGCCCCGCTCATGGGCATCCTCACGGGGCTGCTCCACTTCGTGCCCGTCGTGGGCCCCTGGATCAGCGCGGCCATCGCCACGGTGACGGCCCTGTTCGTGAGCCCGGTGTGCGCCTTCTGGACCCTCGTGGTGGCCATGGTGGCCGAGAACGTCACCGACAACGTCGTGAGCCCCGTCGTCATGCGCTCCGCCGTCCAGGTGCACCCCGCCCTGTCGCTCCTCGCCATCGTGGTGGGCTCGAGCCTCGGCGGCGCCGTGGGCATGGCCATCTCCATCCCGGTGAGCGCCGCCATCAAGGGCGTGTTCATCTACTACTTCGAGACCCGCACGGGCCGCCAACTCGTGTCCCGCGACGGCGCGCTCTTTCAGGGCACGCCCTACCGCCACGCCGACGGCAGCCCGGCGCCCTCCTGCGACGCCCTCGACGACGACCACTTCTTCGCCACGAGCCGCCTCGTGCCCGAGCCGCCGGAGACCGACGTCACGGCCGAGGCCGACCCTGCGCCCAGGCCCGACGTCACCGAGGTCATCCGGCGCCACGCCGCGGAGGCCGCCTCCATCCTCGAGCGCGGCCACGACCGCGCGTCGGGGCAGCGCGGCGGCGACGCCCAAGACGACGACCGGGACCGGGACAAGCGGTAG
- a CDS encoding SigB/SigF/SigG family RNA polymerase sigma factor: MSAGAGRGKLAWDKERTRELFALYKDEGDEDAREQLIVSHLNLVRFLASKFKNRGESLDDLIQVGTIGLIKAIDRFEPERGLEFTTYATPTIMGEIKRHFRDKGWSVRVPRRLQELSAKVNQATDELTKDLQRSPSVDEIAASLGVTVDEVLEAMESSSAYSSVPLEGGGSGDQDAPSVIDHYATEDQDLLASDDRMVIEDTIGSFSPREQEVLKMRFQDGLTQVEIAKRLGVSQVQVSRFLRRTLKKVQDRIDPEGLMG, encoded by the coding sequence ATGTCCGCCGGTGCCGGCAGAGGCAAGCTGGCGTGGGACAAGGAGCGCACGCGGGAGCTCTTCGCCCTGTACAAGGACGAGGGCGACGAGGACGCCCGCGAGCAGCTCATCGTGAGCCACCTCAACCTCGTGCGCTTCCTCGCCTCCAAGTTCAAGAACCGCGGCGAGTCTCTCGACGACCTCATCCAGGTGGGCACGATAGGCCTCATCAAGGCCATCGACCGTTTCGAGCCGGAGCGCGGCTTGGAGTTCACCACCTACGCCACGCCCACCATCATGGGCGAGATCAAGCGTCACTTCCGCGACAAGGGCTGGTCCGTGCGCGTGCCCAGACGCCTGCAGGAGCTCTCGGCCAAGGTCAACCAGGCCACCGACGAGCTCACGAAGGACCTCCAGCGCTCGCCCTCCGTGGACGAGATCGCGGCCTCCCTCGGCGTCACCGTCGACGAGGTCCTCGAGGCCATGGAGTCCTCGAGCGCCTACAGCTCCGTGCCCCTCGAGGGCGGCGGCTCCGGCGACCAGGACGCCCCCTCGGTCATCGACCACTACGCCACCGAGGACCAGGACCTTCTTGCCTCCGACGACCGCATGGTCATCGAGGACACCATCGGCTCCTTCTCGCCGCGCGAGCAGGAGGTCCTCAAGATGCGCTTCCAGGACGGCCTCACCCAGGTGGAGATCGCCAAGCGCCTCGGCGTGAGCCAGGTACAGGTCTCGCGCTTCCTGCGCCGCACCCTCAAGAAGGTCCAGGACCGCATCGACCCCGAGGGGCTGATGGGGTAG
- a CDS encoding ATP-binding protein codes for MDSKIVELKTPASAEFARSVRMLAANLAVVCGLSIDDVEDVRMAAEEGFVYACATEQDFCDILFAIDEAQIRMSFSLGPCRDVEDAYEEGSFDYAQLILGSVTDEYSIDDGHTRLTVLKKMGGAE; via the coding sequence ATGGATAGCAAGATCGTCGAGCTCAAGACCCCCGCATCGGCGGAGTTCGCCCGCTCGGTGCGTATGCTGGCAGCCAACCTGGCCGTGGTCTGCGGCCTGTCCATCGACGACGTCGAGGACGTGCGCATGGCCGCCGAGGAGGGCTTCGTCTACGCCTGCGCCACCGAGCAGGACTTCTGCGACATCCTCTTCGCCATCGACGAGGCCCAGATCCGGATGAGCTTCTCCCTGGGCCCCTGCCGCGACGTGGAGGACGCCTACGAGGAGGGCTCGTTCGACTACGCCCAGCTCATCCTCGGATCGGTCACCGACGAGTACTCCATCGACGACGGCCACACGCGCCTCACGGTCCTCAAGAAGATGGGAGGGGCCGAGTGA
- a CDS encoding replication-associated recombination protein A — MDTLFSQREREAKARFAPLAARMRPHTLEEFVGQPQAVGPGSWLRRAIEHDVLSSVILYGPAGTGKTTLARIVANVTRAEFVEVSAITGTVKDLRREVDAAEHRLLSDGRRTILFVDEIHRFNRSQQDALLHAVEDRVVVLVGATTENPYFEVNSALLSRSRVVELTALDDGAVGELVDRALASDRGLRGCFALDDEARAAVVSLAGGDGRAALTTLELASQLASPDGTVPASVPEEGPYAITVAEVEEANPRRGLPYDKGGDMHYDVVSAFIKSMRGSDPDAALYWLARMIDGGEDPRFIARRILICASEDVGNADPQAVLVAEAAFKAAEVIGYPECRINLAQAATYLALAPKSNACEAGIDAALSEVRRGPRREVPNHLRDRHRPGSDSYGPYLYPHAFPAGWVPQRYLPEGLSAGAFWHPSERGWEAWRREAVARDRGGGPAPSDG; from the coding sequence ATGGACACTCTATTCTCCCAGCGGGAGCGCGAGGCCAAGGCGCGGTTCGCACCTCTCGCCGCCCGCATGCGACCCCACACCCTCGAGGAGTTCGTCGGCCAGCCCCAGGCGGTGGGCCCCGGCTCGTGGCTGCGCCGCGCCATCGAGCACGACGTGCTCTCCTCCGTGATCCTCTACGGCCCCGCCGGCACGGGCAAGACCACCCTGGCCCGCATCGTGGCCAACGTCACCCGGGCGGAGTTCGTGGAGGTGTCGGCCATCACCGGCACCGTCAAGGACCTCCGCCGCGAGGTGGACGCCGCCGAGCACCGCCTGCTCTCCGACGGCCGGCGCACGATCCTGTTCGTGGACGAGATCCACCGGTTCAACCGTAGCCAGCAGGACGCCCTGCTCCACGCCGTGGAGGACCGCGTGGTGGTGCTTGTGGGCGCGACCACCGAGAACCCCTACTTCGAGGTCAACTCGGCCCTGCTGTCCCGCAGCCGCGTGGTGGAGCTCACGGCCCTGGACGACGGCGCCGTGGGGGAGCTCGTGGACCGCGCCCTGGCCAGCGACCGGGGCCTCCGTGGCTGCTTCGCCCTCGACGACGAGGCCCGCGCCGCCGTGGTGTCGCTCGCCGGCGGCGACGGCCGGGCCGCGCTCACCACGCTGGAGCTGGCGTCCCAGCTCGCGAGCCCCGACGGCACGGTGCCGGCGTCCGTCCCGGAGGAGGGCCCCTACGCCATCACGGTCGCCGAGGTCGAGGAGGCCAACCCCCGCCGCGGCCTGCCCTACGACAAGGGCGGCGACATGCACTACGATGTGGTCTCGGCCTTCATCAAGTCCATGCGGGGCTCCGACCCCGACGCCGCCCTCTACTGGCTCGCCCGCATGATCGACGGGGGAGAGGACCCGCGCTTCATCGCCCGCCGCATCCTCATCTGCGCGTCCGAGGACGTGGGCAACGCCGACCCCCAGGCCGTCCTCGTGGCCGAGGCCGCCTTCAAGGCCGCGGAGGTCATCGGCTACCCGGAGTGCCGCATCAACCTGGCCCAGGCGGCCACCTACCTCGCCCTCGCTCCCAAGTCCAACGCCTGCGAGGCCGGCATAGACGCCGCGCTCTCCGAGGTGCGTCGCGGCCCGCGCCGCGAGGTGCCCAACCACCTGCGCGACCGCCACCGCCCCGGGTCCGACTCCTACGGGCCCTACCTCTACCCCCACGCCTTCCCGGCCGGCTGGGTCCCCCAGCGCTACCTGCCCGAGGGCCTCTCCGCGGGTGCGTTCTGGCACCCGTCGGAGCGGGGGTGGGAGGCCTGGCGCCGCGAGGCCGTGGCCCGCGACCGCGGCGGTGGGCCTGCGCCCTCAGATGGGTAG
- a CDS encoding gamma-glutamyl-gamma-aminobutyrate hydrolase family protein, translated as MDYTAGTCRRPLIGICGRPDETGEYLIIFKDYADRVYEAGGLPAGLPAHEGADACADEVAERFDGIVFTGGCDIDGASFGGRAYDDSTHHPLGETMPVRDAFEGALVHACWDRDVPCLGVCRGLQVMNVAMGGRLVRDVSEQAWSMAAHIGSHLQPEPFDTPSHDVLVEPNSELARILGRLETRVNSIHHLAISEVPQGGHVVARALDGTPEAIDFTDRTFFMGVQWHPEIMGTQPELFSAFVAAADARRRALGR; from the coding sequence ATGGACTACACGGCGGGGACCTGCCGCCGCCCCCTCATCGGCATCTGCGGCAGGCCCGACGAGACGGGCGAGTACCTCATCATCTTCAAGGACTACGCGGACCGCGTCTACGAGGCCGGCGGCCTCCCCGCGGGCCTGCCCGCCCACGAGGGCGCCGACGCCTGCGCCGACGAGGTGGCCGAGCGCTTCGACGGCATCGTGTTCACCGGCGGCTGCGACATCGACGGCGCGAGCTTCGGCGGGCGCGCCTACGACGACTCCACCCACCACCCCCTCGGCGAGACCATGCCCGTGCGCGACGCCTTCGAGGGCGCCCTCGTGCACGCCTGCTGGGACCGGGACGTGCCGTGCCTGGGCGTCTGCCGAGGCCTCCAGGTCATGAACGTGGCCATGGGCGGGAGGCTCGTGCGCGACGTGAGCGAGCAGGCCTGGTCCATGGCCGCGCACATCGGCAGTCACCTGCAGCCCGAGCCCTTCGACACGCCGAGCCACGACGTGCTGGTGGAGCCCAACAGCGAGCTCGCCCGCATCCTCGGCCGCCTGGAGACCCGGGTGAACTCCATCCACCACCTGGCCATCTCGGAGGTGCCCCAGGGCGGCCACGTGGTGGCGCGCGCCCTCGACGGCACGCCCGAGGCCATCGACTTCACGGACCGCACGTTCTTCATGGGCGTGCAGTGGCACCCCGAGATCATGGGCACGCAGCCCGAGCTCTTCTCGGCCTTCGTGGCCGCGGCCGACGCCCGGCGGAGGGCCCTGGGCCGCTGA
- a CDS encoding OPT/YSL family transporter: MHPETSQSPRAGRALTPRALVIGSVGSAVLTASSMFIALKMGALPWPIVFAALASVVTLRALGSRDLHEANVCHAAMSAGAMVAGGLAFTLPGLWMLGPQYQVTFPQVLLCALSGTALGLVASAVLQPYFIRERRLAYPVGLSAADTLRACDGSQGKDAPVLFGSMGLAALYAFVRDNLGALPSVLGFGGVIPGVTLGVYNSPMMAAMGFVVGVVPALVWFAGAVLGTVVVAWALPALGVIAAADAPSIQTSLGLGLMLGVGGGAVVSGLVPVVKARLAGGAGAAPRPDAAEERRRLSVPRSAVALAMAVVAVVACVGLGLGPLPSVVVILGAWFSVYLSAWLTGTMGINPMEIFGVLVLLLVRIAFAGLSMETLFLGAAVVAVACGIVGDVMNDLKAGDALDTDPRDQFAGMAVGGLVGAVVASLMLMALAGAYGPEAFGPEATGADTFVAAQASVVATMAGGIPHVGVFFGALAAGFVMALLKLPVMTLGLGVYLPFHMSASAGLGALVRIVVEHRHRDDDPEAKAAREARWQAAASGLLGGESLVGVVTAFVAVALMLAG, encoded by the coding sequence ATGCACCCTGAGACCAGCCAGTCCCCGCGGGCCGGCCGCGCCCTCACGCCGCGCGCCCTCGTCATCGGGTCGGTGGGCAGCGCCGTGCTCACGGCGAGCTCCATGTTCATCGCCCTCAAGATGGGGGCCCTGCCCTGGCCCATCGTCTTCGCGGCCCTGGCCTCGGTGGTGACCCTGAGGGCCCTCGGCAGCCGGGACCTCCACGAGGCCAACGTGTGCCACGCGGCCATGAGTGCCGGCGCCATGGTGGCCGGCGGCCTCGCCTTCACGCTGCCCGGTCTCTGGATGCTGGGCCCCCAGTACCAGGTGACGTTCCCCCAGGTGCTGCTCTGCGCCCTGTCGGGCACGGCCCTCGGCCTCGTGGCCTCGGCGGTGCTCCAGCCCTACTTCATCCGGGAGCGGCGTCTGGCCTACCCCGTGGGTCTCTCGGCGGCGGACACCCTCAGGGCCTGCGACGGCTCCCAGGGCAAGGACGCCCCGGTGCTCTTCGGGTCCATGGGCCTCGCCGCCCTCTACGCCTTCGTCCGCGACAACCTTGGTGCCCTGCCCTCGGTCCTGGGCTTCGGCGGCGTCATCCCCGGCGTCACCCTGGGCGTGTACAACTCGCCGATGATGGCGGCCATGGGCTTCGTGGTGGGCGTCGTGCCCGCCCTCGTGTGGTTCGCCGGCGCCGTCCTGGGCACCGTCGTGGTGGCCTGGGCCCTTCCCGCCCTCGGCGTCATCGCCGCCGCGGACGCGCCGTCCATCCAGACGAGCCTCGGCCTCGGTCTCATGCTCGGCGTGGGCGGCGGGGCCGTGGTCTCGGGGCTCGTGCCCGTCGTCAAGGCGCGCCTCGCGGGTGGCGCCGGCGCCGCGCCGCGCCCCGACGCCGCCGAGGAGCGCCGCCGCCTCTCCGTGCCCCGCTCCGCCGTGGCGCTCGCCATGGCCGTGGTGGCCGTCGTCGCCTGCGTGGGCCTCGGCCTCGGGCCGCTGCCGTCGGTCGTCGTCATCCTCGGCGCGTGGTTCTCGGTGTACCTCTCCGCGTGGCTCACGGGAACCATGGGCATCAACCCCATGGAGATCTTCGGCGTGCTCGTGCTGCTGCTCGTGCGCATCGCCTTCGCGGGCCTCTCCATGGAGACGCTGTTCCTCGGCGCGGCCGTGGTGGCCGTGGCCTGCGGCATCGTGGGCGACGTCATGAACGACCTCAAGGCCGGCGACGCCCTGGACACCGACCCGCGCGACCAGTTCGCCGGCATGGCGGTGGGCGGCCTCGTGGGCGCCGTGGTCGCCTCGCTCATGCTCATGGCTCTGGCCGGCGCCTACGGGCCCGAGGCCTTCGGCCCCGAGGCCACCGGCGCCGACACCTTCGTGGCCGCCCAGGCCTCCGTCGTGGCGACCATGGCGGGCGGCATCCCCCACGTGGGCGTGTTCTTCGGCGCCTTGGCGGCCGGCTTCGTCATGGCCCTGCTCAAGCTGCCGGTCATGACGCTCGGCCTGGGCGTGTACCTGCCGTTCCACATGAGCGCGTCGGCGGGCCTCGGCGCCCTCGTGCGCATCGTCGTGGAGCACCGCCACAGGGATGACGACCCCGAGGCTAAGGCGGCCCGGGAGGCGCGCTGGCAGGCGGCGGCGTCGGGCCTTCTCGGCGGCGAGTCGCTCGTGGGCGTGGTGACGGCCTTCGTGGCCGTGGCCCTCATGCTCGCGGGCTGA
- a CDS encoding deoxyguanosinetriphosphate triphosphohydrolase family protein: MRPGSRQGALNPLAPGLARGLSPEARAQVAENAARGACSPWATPDSAALRRADEPRDVATALRPAFMRDVEKVMHLPAYNRLAGKTQVFSFLADEDLSRRGLHVQLVSRVARDIGRALGLNCDLIEAVALGHDIGHTPFGHAGERFLDAILRRRDGRRFFHNVHSVRVLDTLYGRNLCLQTLDGILCHNGECELQRFTVSGLSSFEGFDAAVAACATEGEGAVGHLRPMTLEGCVVRVADIVAYVGKDRQDAIRAGHVGEGSFADGLGGAYNSWALDAFISDIVESSLGQDAIVMSDEGFAELKRAKRENFERIYHSTEINGATSHAVEGLFELVFDAALDDLRAGRAEAPVFAHHVAPLEADLAHYDRTYDWEADPVQTAADYIASMTDDYFMALAERLDPTAAKVFPQHNYFDALA, from the coding sequence GTGAGGCCCGGCAGCCGGCAGGGCGCCCTCAACCCCCTGGCGCCCGGCCTCGCCCGGGGGCTCTCCCCCGAGGCGCGGGCCCAGGTGGCCGAGAACGCCGCCCGGGGTGCCTGCAGCCCCTGGGCCACGCCCGACTCCGCTGCGCTCCGCCGTGCGGACGAGCCCCGGGACGTGGCCACGGCCCTCCGCCCCGCCTTCATGCGCGACGTCGAGAAGGTCATGCACCTGCCGGCCTACAACCGCCTCGCCGGCAAGACCCAGGTGTTCAGCTTCCTCGCCGACGAGGACCTCTCGCGCCGCGGCCTCCACGTGCAGCTCGTGAGCCGCGTGGCCCGCGACATCGGCCGGGCCCTCGGCCTCAACTGCGACCTCATCGAGGCCGTGGCCCTCGGCCACGACATCGGCCACACGCCGTTCGGCCACGCCGGCGAGCGCTTCCTGGACGCCATCCTGCGCCGTCGCGACGGGCGGCGGTTCTTCCACAACGTGCACTCCGTGCGCGTGCTCGACACCCTCTACGGGCGCAACCTCTGCCTCCAGACCCTGGACGGCATCCTCTGCCACAACGGCGAGTGCGAGCTCCAGCGCTTCACCGTCTCGGGCCTCTCCTCCTTCGAGGGGTTCGACGCAGCCGTGGCCGCCTGCGCCACGGAGGGCGAGGGAGCCGTGGGGCACCTCAGGCCTATGACGCTCGAGGGCTGCGTCGTGCGCGTGGCCGACATCGTGGCCTACGTGGGCAAGGACCGTCAGGACGCCATCCGCGCCGGTCACGTGGGGGAGGGCTCCTTCGCCGACGGCCTCGGCGGCGCCTACAACAGCTGGGCCCTCGACGCCTTCATCTCGGACATCGTGGAGTCGAGCCTGGGCCAGGACGCCATAGTGATGAGCGACGAGGGGTTCGCCGAGCTCAAGCGCGCCAAGCGGGAGAACTTCGAGCGCATCTACCACTCCACCGAGATAAACGGGGCCACAAGCCACGCCGTGGAGGGGCTGTTCGAGCTCGTGTTCGACGCCGCCCTCGACGACCTCCGGGCCGGTCGGGCCGAGGCGCCGGTCTTCGCCCACCATGTGGCGCCCCTGGAGGCCGACCTGGCCCACTACGACCGCACCTACGACTGGGAGGCCGACCCGGTGCAGACGGCGGCCGACTACATCGCCTCGATGACCGACGACTACTTCATGGCCCTCGCCGAGCGCCTGGACCCCACCGCCGCCAAGGTCTTCCCCCAGCACAACTATTTCGATGCCCTGGCCTGA